One window from the genome of Salvia splendens isolate huo1 chromosome 9, SspV2, whole genome shotgun sequence encodes:
- the LOC121747225 gene encoding proline-rich receptor-like protein kinase PERK7, whose amino-acid sequence MSSDSTTSPSPPPDSTPAADKQSPPPPPTDSSPPPPTPPPPSPTKTPPPPPPSGSGGDKSSNSPPPPSGNDKSKSPPPPRKSGESHPPPPRSKNDRQKSDPQLKASSGKSYDTNETVIIAAAAAGAALLLFVFVALMICCLRKKKKTRPDQEIRYYRDNNNPPQNMNNYYNNPSSECMVKIQAPPPPGSANVSSEYGWRPVPPPPPPALTSQDMSSAGFSGPYQGGMGTPSPAPPLGFGQSSFTYEDLAAATRGFAQEYLLGQGGFGYVHKGVLPNGKEIAVKSLKSNSGQGDREFHAEVDIISRVHHRHLVSLVGYCTTGAQRLLVYEFVSNGTLEYHLHGAGRPVMDWPTRHRIGLGSAKGFAYLHEDCHPRIIHRDIKAANILIDSNFEAKVADFGLAKLSNDNYTHVSTRIMGTFGYLAPEYASSGKLTEKSDVYSFGIMLLELITGRRPVDIHSDDDSLVDWARPILAQVQEGGSFEELVDPRLGDNYDRTEMLHMVSCAGACIRHSARGRPKMSQIVRALEGDVSLEVLNAGAKVTSTLSTSSSDYDLRKFDSGESVRPRS is encoded by the exons ATGTCGTCGGATTCAACTACGAGTCCATCGCCACCACCTGACTCAACGCCGGCGGCGGATAAGCAATCACCGCCACCACCGCCCACCGATTCCTCACCACCACCGCCCACTCCACCACCACCGTCCCCCACTAAAACaccaccgcctccgcctccaTCGGGATCTGGTGGTGACAAATCCTCTAATAGTCCGCCGCCGCCGTCTGGAAATGACAAAAGCAaatctccgccgccgccgaggAAATCCGGAGAATCGCACCCGCCGCCGCCGCGATCTAAAAACGATCGCCAAAAGAGCGATCCGCAATTAAAGGCTTCATCGGGAAAAAGTTACGATACGAATGAAACCGTCATAATCGCAGCTGCGGCTGCTGGAGCAGCATTACTGCTCTTCGTTTTTGTAGCTCTAATGATTTGTTgtttgagaaagaagaagaaaacgaGGCCGGATCAGGAGATCAGATACTACAGAGACAACAACAATCCTCCCCAAAACATGA ATAATTACTATAATAACCCTTCCTCGGAATGCATGGTGAAGATCCAGGCACCGCCTCCGCCGGGGAGCGCCAACGTGAGCTCTGAATACGGCTGGAGGCCAgtgccgccgcctcctccgccaGCACTTACAAGCCAGGACATGAGCTCGGCCGGATTCTCAGGGCCATACCAAGGTGGAATGGGGACGCCGTCACCGGCGCCTCCGCTAGGGTTCGGTCAGAGCAGCTTCACGTACGAAGATTTGGCAGCGGCGACGCGCGGGTTCGCCCAGGAATATCTGCTGGGGCAGGGGGGCTTCGGGTACGTGCACAAGGGCGTGCTGCCCAACGGGAAGGAAATAGCGGTGAAAAGCCTTAAATCCAACAGCGGGCAGGGCGACCGCGAGTTCCACGCGGAGGTGGATATTATTAGCAGAGTGCACCACCGCCACCTGGTGTCGTTGGTCGGCTATTGCACCACCGGAGCTCAAAGACTGCTCGTCTATGAATTCGTGTCTAACGGCACCCTTGAATATCACCTTCATG GAGCTGGTCGTCCGGTTATGGATTGGCCTACGAGACACCGGATTGGCCTGGGATCTGCTAAAGGATTCGCATACCTTCACGAGGATT GCCATCCTCGCATTATCCACAGAGATATAAAAGCTGCCAACATTTTGATAGACTCAAATTTTGAAGCAAAG GTAGCAGACTTTGGATTGGCCAAACTTTCAAACGACAACTACACTCACGTATCAACTCGAATCATGGGAACATTTGG GTATTTGGCTCCTGAATACGCATCGAGCGGGAAATTGACCGAGAAGTCCGACGTCTACTCATTCGGAATCATGCTGCTAGAGCTCATAACCGGAAGAAGGCCTGTCGATATCCACAGCGACGACGATAGCTTAGTCGACTGG GCTAGGCCTATTCTGGCACAAGTTCAAGAAGGAGGCAGCTTTGAGGAATTGGTCGATCCCCGATTGGGAGACAACTACGATCGCACAGAAATGCTTCACATGGTGTCGTGCGCCGGCGCTTGTATTAGACATTCTGCTAGAGGACGCCCTAAAATGAGCCAG ATCGTGCGAGCATTGGAAGGGGACGTGTCACTGGAAGTCCTAAACGCGGGTGCGAAGGTGACGTCGACGCTCTCTACCAGCAGCTCGGATTACGACCTGAGGAAGTTCGACTCGGGAGAGTCGGTGCGGCCAAGGAGTTGA